A genome region from Trichoderma asperellum chromosome 7, complete sequence includes the following:
- a CDS encoding uncharacterized protein (EggNog:ENOG41) codes for MWATSQRKCIFWLNGMAGTGKSTISRTLAKRFLDQKILGASFFFKRGEADRGNAKQFFSTLASQLQTRIPGMVDYLREVIDAEPQISAKSLKEQFERLILEPISRLKPSSSQPSILVIVIDALDECENDRDIRVILHLLPQVQECSSTRLQVFVTSRPELPIRLGFDAMGGNDYQDLILHQIPRADIQHDIRLFLEYKLADIRKIRSLPQDWPGITEITTLVTMSVPLFIYAATVCRVLEDHNLDPRQSLDDYFSYKAEESTLDAIYLPVLNRIGAKYNDNSRRKDQLIQDVKEVVSAIILLESPLSVFSLSKFIDLPTMAIKARLSSLHSVLHIPDDETVPIRLFHLSFRDFLLDPKTPGKTAIWTDKKATHEKLALRCLSVMDTSLQKNICNLASPAIHRHHNITAKTVNQCIPIQLQYSCRYWAHHLMKSQDLTTQLKRAQYFLETKFLYWVEAMSILGILPEVTEILRKLQSIIKHESNSEMSKLLHDAIRFILRNQTMINTTPLQLYVSGLLFAPATSEIKRLFSANLPDWISMPHTNENSWGAELGTLDCSDSVDDHCIAFSPNGLLLAAGAHDGTIQLWNAVTGNSLQKLDSECDFIRAIVFSPDSDLLISCSGSIADFESTTGKLQFWDTTTGTLQSTLDEDVGDVTSLVFTDGDRLLASPSMSWDFLSWDRSNGVQKHMLSERLTEDMTTVFSLNGLLLASHCFDKNIDIWNVRTGNLQQTLVGYGDVVCAAFSPNGQILASIDEDGIITLWDTTTGVQQQHIMRSVGQAGNIRFSPNGQLLASSHGNPGRPERDMDGTIGLWDLNSCNLVRTLKVNQGAVYSTYFSPDGETLVSVSKNGKNGRFIKLWDATDISPIQMPQPPYSRARALSKLLASVYNTSTIREATEIYPTQTPHPSYSRAMAFSLDGQLLASVCGTGTIVIWDVTNETVVRKLRDQCGTDPVEVLTFSPDGALLACSSDAGSIGVWDVIKDTKRHSIKGHSKTHGVAFSPDSLLMACSDSDNIIRLWDLTTRNLQQVLNIQSYSYSLSFSPNGRLLALCPYDSHPSYPTELRKIEIWDHSTGHLLHASAWKLNEIYLDQELSRRECDFSALKLWNPETGSINECLEVVTPLDYSSSSKSNNKWTRQLKWIHDSNLYTQSKWIIEIDDHAEWISYHGTRVLCIPPNHHTYCWAMSNNTIALGHYSGSVTFIKFSPQIEP; via the exons ATGTGGGCCACATCTCAAAGAAAATGTATATTCTGGTTAAATGGGATGGCGGGGACTGGGAAATCTACAATATCCAGGACTCTAGCAAAGCGTTTTCTGGACCAGAAGATCTTGGgtgcttcctttttcttcaaaagAGGCGAAGCGGATCGCGGAAATGCAAAACAGTTTTTCTCAACCCTCGCGTCACAGCTTCAAACTAGAATTCCCGGAATGGTCGACTATTTGAGAGAGGTCATTGATGCTGAACCTCAAATATCAGCAAAATCTCTCAAGGAACAGTTTGAAAGGCTGATTCTGGAGCCAATATCCCGCTTGAAGCCTAGTAGCAGCCAGCCTTCAATTTTGGTGATAGTGATTGATGCCTTGGATGAGTGTGAAAATGACAGAGATATTCGCGTCATACTTCATCTACTTCCACAAGTGCAGGAATGCAGCTCTACACGCCTCCAGGTATTTGTTACTAGCCGACCTGAACTACCAATTCGTCTTGGGTTCGACGCTATGGGAGGGAACGATTATCAGGACCTTATCCTTCACCAGATTCCCAGAGCTGATATCCAACATGATATACGCCTTTTTCTAGAGTACAAACTAGCCGACATTCGCAAAATTAGGTCTTTGCCCCAAGACTGGCCCGGTATAACGGAAATTACTACGCTTGTTACAATGTCAGTTCCTTTATTCATTTATGCCGCGACTGTGTGTCGTGTACTTGAAGACCACAACTTGGATCCCCGACAGTCTCTAGATGATTATTTCAGTTATAAAGCCGAAGAATCTACACTAGACGCGATCTATCTTCCGGTGCTGAATCGTATAGGTGCTAAATACAACGATAATAGCAGACGGAAAGACCAGTTGATCCAGGATGTCAAGGAAGTGGTCAGTGCGATTATTCTTCTTGAGAGCCCATTGTCAGTTTTCTCGCTGTCGAAGTTTATTGATCTTCCAACTATGGCAATCAAGGCTAGGCTGAGTTCATTGCACTCGGTCCTACATATCCCGGATGATGAAACCGTGCCAATAAGACTCTTCCATCTGTCGTTCCGAGATTTTTTACTAGACCCCAAAACTCCTGGTAAAACGGCAATTTGGACAGATAAGAAGGCAACACACGAAAAACTAGCCCTCCGCTGCCTTAGCGTTATGGACACTTCTTTACAGAAGAATATCTGCAATCTCGCAAGCCCTGCCATTCACAGACACCATAACATAACGGCTAAGACCGTCAACCAATGCATACCAATACAGTTGCAGTATTCGTGCCGATATTGGGCACACCATCTAATGAAAAGCCAAGATCTCACAACCCAATTAAAGCGTGCCCAATATTTCCTGGAAACAAAATTCCTTTACTGGGTTGAGGCAATGAGCATTTTAGGGATTTTACCGGAAGTTACTGAGATATTGAGAAAGCTGCAGTCAATCATAAAG CATGAAAGTAACTCTGAAATGTCGAAACTCCTTCATGACGCCATACGATTCATTCTCAGAAACCAAACAATGATAAATACGACACCTCTTCAGCTTTATGTCTCTGGGTTATTATTCGCCCCGGCAACATCAGAGATTAAAAGGCTATTCAGTGCAAATTTGCCAGATTGGATATCCATGCCACATACGAATGAGAACTCCTGGGGTGCGGAATTAGGGACACTCGACTGCTCTGATAGTGTTGATGACCACTGCATAGCCTTTTCCCCCAATGGTCTGCTACTGGCAGCCGGTGCTCATGACGGGACTATACAGCTCTGGAACGCAGTGACAGGCAACTCATTGCAGAAACTGGATTCTGAATGTGATTTTATCCGAGCTATAGTCTTCTCCCCAGACAGCGATTTGCTCATATCATGTTCTGGAAGCATAGCAGACTTTGAGTCTACCACTGGCAAATTGCAATTTTGGGATACTACAACAGGCACCTTGCAGAGCACATTGGATGAAGATGTGGGCGATGTTACCTCTTTGGTGTTCACTGATGGAGATCGGCTACTAGCATCACCGTCGATGTCTTGGGATTTTTTAAGTTGGGATCGTTCCAACGGCGTTCAGAAGCATATGCTTTCAGAGCGTCTCACCGAAGATATGACTACAGTATTTTCACTTAACGGCTTGCTTTTGGCATCACATTGTTTTGACAAAAATATAGATATATGGAATGTCCGCACAGGTAACTTGCAGCAAACACTAGTAGGTTATGGAGACGTTGTTTGCGCAGCCTTTTCTCCAAATGGCCAAATATTAGCTTCTATCGATGAAGACGGCATCATAACCCTTTGGGATACCACCACAGGCGTCCAACAACAGCACATAATGAGGAGCGTTGGACAAGCGGGCAATATAAGATTTTCACCAAACGGTCAACTGCTGGCGTCCTCACATGGGAACCCTGGACGGCCAGAAAGGGACATGGATGGCACCATTGGTCTGTGGGATCTCAACTCTTGCAACTTGGTTCGGACATTGAAAGTCAATCAAGGCGCAGTGTACTCCACGTACTTTTCCCCAGATGGCGAAACCTTAGTATCTGTGTCTAAAAACGGCAAAAACGGGCGATTTATTAAACTCTGGGATGCCACAGATATATCTCCTATTCAAATGCCTCAGCCACCTTATTCCAGAGCTAGGGCCCTTTCTAAGCTATTAGCCTCTGTTTACAACACGAGCACAATCCGGGAGGCCACTGAGATATATCCAACTCAGACACCTCACCCATCTTATTCCAGAGCTATGGCCTTTTCTCTCGATGGTCAGCTATTAGCCTCTGTTTGCGGCACTGGCACAATCGTCATCTGGGACGTCACCAACGAAACTGTGGTTCGGAAGCTGAGAGACCAGTGCGGTACAGACCCGGTTGAGGTTTTAACCTTCTCCCCAGACGGGGCACTGTTAGCGTGTAGTTCCGACGCTGGAAGCATCGGAGTGTGGGACGTCATCAAAGATACAAAACGACATAGTATCAAGGGCCATAGCAAAACCCACGGCGTGGCATTCTCACCGGATAGCCTTTTAATGGCGTGCAGTGACTCGGACAACATAATAAGGCTTTGGGATCTTACTACTCGTAACTTGCAACAAGTCCTGAATATTCAATCTTATTCATACtcgctttctttttctcctaaTGGTCGTCTATTGGCGCTCTGTCCATATGATTCTCATCCTTCGTATCCAACGGAGCTCCGCAAAATTGAAATATGGGATCATAGTACAGGTCATCTGCTACACGCCTCCGCATGGAAGCTTAATGAAATTTATCTTGACCAGGAACTATCTCGCAGAGAATGTGATTTTTCAGCGCTTAAACTTTGGAATCCGGAAACAGGCAGCATCAATGAGTGTCTAGAGGTGGTCACGCCACTAGACTACTCGAGCTCGTCCAAATCGAATAATAAGTGGACACGTCAGCTTAAATGGATCCATGACAGCAACCTCTACACTCAATCTAAGTGGATTATTGAAATAGATGATCATGCTGAGTGGATCAGTTATCACGGTACCAGGGTGCTATGTATTCCCCCTAACCATCACACATATTGTTGGGCTATGAGtaataatactattgctCTCGGGCATTACTCTGGGAGTGTTACATTCATCAAATTCTCGCCGCAGATTGAGCCTTAA
- a CDS encoding uncharacterized protein (EggNog:ENOG41) → MISPLLVPATTAADSKNGYLSSVLAWTQGAQKVSGGRHFTCFQIFREQEIDSMNIPYPQTCRTALTQTVECDDYVEGYASLGYPGSFDNKTLADSVCDPICDKSLKSWFDNVQKNCAGFTDEDNIPLTLLGGRMWASLNATCLKDPNSPNLSGYCVDTIDGFSRVATIQDMPINELCSFCFMGIRSIMQSSAYSAYDRVYKAELDYINTKCRKVYHTDIKPSLFPPPLDTPCPAEQVYVTKQGDSCDSIALQHSVSSAAIFMGNNLIIANCSSIPSNVTLCLPSSCGSTYIVQQNDTCTSIERSHLHTLNTTSGDVRKYNPWVDQDCMNLWNASDIAYGHVICLSPQNGQHSLNASTVAQNNKQIGYAYTLPVAPPTNATIAKGTTDRCGAWYTAVQDDTCVAITLRGPTTIDIFFSVNPSLGTDALQCDGKLVVGTTYCLLPVYNWDYY, encoded by the exons ATGATATCACCCTTGTTAGTCCCTGCGACCACGGCGGCTGACAGCAAGAATGGATATCTGTCTTCTGTTCTTGCGTGGACCCAGGGTGCCCAGAAAGTGAGCGGCGGGCGTCATTTTACCTGCTTCCAGATCTTCCGTGAGCAGGAGATAGACTCGATGAACATACCATATCCCCAGACATGTCGCACTGCCCTAACACAGACTGTCGAATGTGACGACTATGTTGAAGGCTATGCTAGCCTTGGTTATCCAGGATCTTTTGATAACAAAACACTCGCCGATTCTGTGTGCGATCCTATATGCGACAAGAGTCTTAAGAGCTGGTTCGACAATGTACAAAAGAACTGTGCTGGGTTTACTGATGAGGACAACATCCCGCTCACTCTGCTTGGCGGACGTATGTGGGCAAGTCTGAATGCCACCTGTTTGAAAGACCCAAATTCGCCCAATCTCTCAGGATACTGTGTTG ATACAATTGACGGATTCTCTCGAGTTGCAACCATCCAAGACATGCCTATAAATGAGTTGTGTTCGTTCTGCTTTATGGGAATCAGATCGATAATGCAAAGCTCAGCCTACTCGGCTTATGACAGGGTTTATAAAGCTGAGCTTGACTATATCAACACCAAGTGCAGGAAAGTTTACCACACCGATATTAAACCCTCGCTTTTCCCTCCACCACTAGATACTCCTTGTCCTGCCGAGCAGGTGTATGTCACGAAACAGGGGGACAGTTGCGACAGCATTGCCTTGCAGCATTCAGTGTCATCGGCAGCAATATTCATGGGCAACAATCTCATCATCGCtaattgcagcagcattcCATCCAATGTAACACTATGCCTTCCTTCTTCCTGCGGATCTACCTATATTGTCCAGCAAAACGATACTTGCACAAGTATTGAACGCAGCCACCTCCACACATTGAACACTACAAGCGGTGACGTTCGCAAGTATAACCCGTGGGTCGACCAAGACTGCATGAACCTCTGGAATGCAAGCGATATAGCTTATGGTCACGTCATATGCCTATCTCCACAGAATGGGCAGCATTCGTTGAACGCTTCCACCGTGGCACAAAATAACAAACAAATTGGATACGCCTACACGTTGCCCGTTGCGCCTCCAACAAATGCCACTATCGCAAAGGGCACAACCGACAGATGTGGAGCCTGGTATACCGCGGTGCAAGATGATACGTGTGTGGCTATAACTCTTAGAGGGCCAACTACCATTgatatcttcttctctgtgaACCCGTCACTCGGAACTGACGCATTGCAATGTGATGGCAAGCTAGTTGTTGGAACCACATACTGTCTATTACCAGTCTACAATTGGGATTACTACTAA
- a CDS encoding uncharacterized protein (EggNog:ENOG41) — protein sequence MADSNSTFTIDVFRGTPEGGLAVETSTRTLGYGEVYIETTHSGLCGTDLHYLARGRIIGHEGVGVVRQLGPGVSDIKVGDRVGFGYTHKVCGTCDCCLSGRDQYCPNRVDFNRNHDKMGTISSGVIWSANMVFPIPDGYDSADAAPLLCAGSTVFTVLTGPEVKSTDRIGIMGIGGLGHLAIKLAAAMGHEVVVLSTSESKRQEALDYGATEFHVYNSETAPPGFRPLNHLLLCGNTASSNFNNLIELLAVNGTVYPLTVSAEHTPVDLGELTGLGASIKGSLTASRRTIVELLRFASRHDIKPTVMKFPMTEDGVKDAIETLKDGRMRYRGVLVR from the exons ATGGCCGACAGCAATTCAACCTTCACCATCGATGTCTTCAGAGGCACACCCGAAGGAGGACTGGCCGTTGAAACGTCAACTCGTACTCTTGGCTACGGCGAAGTATACATCGAAACAACCCACTCAGGACTGTGTGGCACTGACCTTCACTACCTGGCGCGTGGACGAATCATCGGCCATGAAGGAGTGGGAGTTGTAAGACAGCTCGGCCCTGGCGTATCAGATATCAAAGTTGGAGACCGCGTCGGATTCGGTTATACACACAAGGTCTGCGGCACTTGTGACTGTTGTTTGAGCG GGAGGGATCAGTACTGTCCTAATCGAGTGGACTTCAATAGAAACCACGACAAAATGGGCACCATCTCCTCTGGTGTGATCTGGTCAGCCAACATGGTCTTCCCGATCCCAGACGGATACGACTCTGCCGACGCAGCGCCACTTCTCTGTGCCGGTTCCACAGTCTTCACCGTTCTGACCGGGCCCGAGGTCAAATCAACCGATCGCATTGGCATCATGGGCATCGGTGGCCTGGGGCACTTGGCCATCAAACTCGCCGCAGCCATGGGCCACGAGGTCGTCGTTCTGTCAACCTCTGAATCAAAACGACAGGAAGCACTCGACTATGGAGCGACAGAGTTCCACGTCTACAATTCAGAGACTGCTCCACCCGGCTTCAGGCCCCTGAATCATTTACTGCTGTGCGGAAACACCGCAAGCAGTAACTTTAACAA CCTAATCGAACTCCTGGCCGTTAATGGCACAGTATATCCATTGACCGTCTCTGCAGAACACACACCTGTTGATCTGGGAGAATTGACTGGTTTGGGAGCTTCCATCAAAGGATCCCTCACGGCTTCGCGCCGTACTATCGTTGAGCTGCTTCGGTTCGCCTCTCGACATGACATCAAGCCAACAGTTATGAAGTTCCCAATGACAGAAGATGGAGTCAAGGATGCTATTGAGACTTTGAAAGATGGGAGAATGAGGTACCGGGGAGTGCTGGTTCGTTAG
- a CDS encoding uncharacterized protein (TransMembrane:2 (i7-26o32-51i)), which produces MLTSTVFISVNSVKAILIGIILNGIVLIDADFSSIIFIYLVFVISITLWTVKRERESERETLQDFRFNIL; this is translated from the coding sequence ATGCTCACTAGTACCGTCTTCATCAGTGTCAACTCCGTCAAGGCCATTCTCATCGGCATTATCCTCAATGGTATTGTCCTCATTGATGCTGACTTCTccagcatcatcttcatctatcTCGTCTTCGTTATAAGTATCACTCTATGGACCgtgaagagagagcgagagagcgagagggaGACTTTACAAGATTTTAGATTCAATATTCTTTAG
- a CDS encoding uncharacterized protein (EggNog:ENOG41~TransMembrane:7 (o30-51i63-85o123-144i164-184o204-227i239-257o277-296i)), which produces MITPPQDQIFALDFEATTMNRNEMDKAQALTVQIFLLLGSAIICIAARSFIRFRQCGWKNLGLEDVLAVAGVIFFVPNVVLAYLMNTTTHWIGNQTTLKTDFIGTQPNSNEYHLMELGSKLYLYNWLSYSTALWTLKAAFLAYVIRQTAESGRRQTQQMSGFGFLLVTWVATTLAFSQSCRPLSNMWQAYPDPGRYCQPATSPVLVWVYFGFDTITTLYLAMAAMPLTLKRGKTMQETLQWLTTLLCWLIITVAALTRAITLVSNRNPGAERTAETLAIWQLFILISTVGLTECFYHPQGPFSYPSLKDIEDARFNDFIYSSRFSARQHSLAESEATIVVDPSEADMYKKDVEVLVQEVAPEGRRNSGIERKIEVSVLQESFIVAPEGPCDICGNYTRSWANDEDANKPEQRSYYFGSDIHFHVPRYGRKTSDTNETTI; this is translated from the exons ATGATAACGCCGCCCCAAGACCAAATATTTGCCTTGGACTTTGAGGCAACAACAATGAATCGAAATGAGATGGACAAGGCGCAGGCGTTGACGGTTCAAatcttccttctcctcggGAGTGCCATAATCTGCATAGCCGCGCGATCCTTCATACGATTCCGGCAGTGTGGCTGGAAGaaccttggccttgaggatGTCCTTGCTGTTGCAGGAGTG attttctttgttcccAACGTTGTTTTGGCGTACCTTATGAATACCACGACACACTGGATCGGCAATCAGACTACCTTGAAAACCGATTTCATTGGGACACAACCGAACAGCAATGAATACCATTTGAT GGAACTTGGATCAAAGCTCTACTTATACAATTGGCTTTCTTACTCTACAGCACTGTGGACATTGAAAGCAGCCTTTCTCGCATACGTCATTCGTCAAACGGCTGAATCTGGCCGGCGACAGACTCAACAGATGTCTGGCTTCGGCTTTTTGCTTGTAACATGGGTGGCAACGACGCTAGCCTTCTCACAAAGCTGCCGGCCGCTGTCTAATATGTGGCAAGCATACCCGGATCCAGGGCGTTACTGCCAACCTGCTACTTCGCCGGTGCTGGTATGGGTATACTTTGGCTTTGATACGATAACGACTCTCTacttggcgatggcggctATGCCTCTCACCCTGAAACGAGGCAAGACTATGCAGGAAACACTGCAGTGGCTTACAACGCTTTTGTGCTGGCTCATTATCACAGTAGCCGCACTCACTCGAGCAATTACCCTAGTATCG AATCGTAATCCAGGTGCAGAGCGAACGGCAGAAACATTGGCTATCTGGCAACTTTTTATCTTAATTTCCACCGTTGGGTTGACTGAGTGCTTTTACCATCCGCAAGGGCCATTTTCTTATCCAAGCCTGAAGGATATCGAAGATGCTCGCTTCAATGACTTCATCTACTCGTCTCGATTCTCAGCGAGGCAGCACAGTCTTGCTGAATCGGAAGCGACCATTGTTGTCGATCCCAGCGAGGCGGACATGTACAAGAAGGATGTAGAGGTATTGGTCCAAGAGGTTGCGCCAGAGGGGCGCCGAAATTCGGGAATTGAACGCAAGATTGAAGTATCAGTGCTTCAAGAAAGCTTCATCGTTGCTCCGGAGGGTCCATGCGATATCTGCGGGAACTATACAAGAAGTTGGGCAAACGACGAGGACGCAAACAAGCCAGAACAGCGAAGTTATTACTTTGGAAGTGATATTCATTTCCACGTGCCGCGTTATGGTCGCAAGACCAGCGACACAAACGAGACGACGATTTAA
- a CDS encoding uncharacterized protein (BUSCO:EOG092D0ACX~TransMembrane:1 (i365-386o)) produces MPVVTPEKLASLQKQSQDVRNICILAHVDHGKTSLTDALLATNGIISPKLAGKIRYLDSRPDEQTRGITMESSAISLYFSMLRRSAPDATPEAKEYLINLIDSPGHIDFSSEVSTASRLCDGAVVLVDAVEGVCSQTVTVLRQSWIEKLKPLLVINKIDRLVTELKMTPQEAYVHLSKLLEQVNAVLGSFFQGERMEEDLNWRERMEERVNATAANKASTASDTASEVGGDLQFEELDDEDLYFAPEKNNVIFSSAIDGWAFTCRQFASMYEKKLGIKRGIMERCLWGNFYLDPKTKKVLGQKHLKGRNLKPMFVQLVLEPVWTVYQATIGADGGRGDPVLLEKVTKSLNITIAPHILRARDPRLLLTTVFASWLPLSTALLVSVIESLPSPPAAQAERLPCVIDESPDAQFIDKSVRDAMVSFKTDKSDPVVAYVSKMVSIPESELPENKRRTGQMTGEEARELARQKRAAAAALAAANSQSEEDMMTQALETVNIDDITPAAEEEKVDPEHLIGFARIFSGTLSVGDTLYVIPPKWSPANPHADPEPQQITVKSLYMFMGRSLEALNSVPAGVVFGIGGLEGKILKSGTLCSTLEGAVNLAGISLAGKPIVRVALEPVNPADLDKMIQGLHLLVQSDPCAEYEQFASGEHVLLTAGELHLERCLLDLKERFARCDIQAGAPIVPYRETIVRAEEMRPPANKELGRGTIVSSTSSKQVNLTLRVQPLPTNVTEFLVKNGDSIKRLYNVRKLVEEEGEESNEEAIEADTELTAGAAISAEELKTQLQKELETGKGREAWKGLVDRIAGFGPRRTGPNLLIDATKDGILPKIFATAKAPDAKSESEDKLHPSHLSDKITYAFQLGTAQGPLCNEPMQGIAVFIEDVSFHLSEDDTSARDKLNRLTGEVIKAFQSSLRAAFLDWSPRLMLAMYTVEIQTSTEVLGRVYDVLTRRRGRVVSEAMKEGTPFFTIQAMLPVAESFGFADEMRKRTSGAAQPQLIFAGFEILDEDPFWVPFTEDDLEDLGELADKENVAKRYMDGVRKKKGLLVEGRTVARDAEKQKTLKR; encoded by the exons ATGCCGGTTGTGACTCCAGAAAAGCTGGCCAGCTTGCAGAAGCAGTCTCAAGATGTCCGAAAT ATCTGCATTCTGGCTCACGTGGATCATGGCAAAACCTCATTAACGGATGCTCTCCTGGCCACCAACGGTATCATATCACCCAAGCTAGCCGGCAAGATCCGCTACCTGGACTCAAGACCCGATGAGCAAACTCGAGGTATCACCATGGAGTCGTCCGCCATCTCACTCTACTTCTCCATGTTGAGACGGTCTGCTCCCGACGCTACCCCTGAGGCGAAGGAGTACCTGATCAACCTGATTGACTCCCCGGGCCACATTGACTTTAGCAGCGAAGTATCCACCGCCTCAAGATTATGTGACGGGGCTGTTGTGCTGGTGGATGCTGTCGAAGGAGTCTGTAGTCAGACTGTAACCGTCCTACGACAGAGCTGGATCGAAAAGCTCAAGCCACTCCTGGTTATTAATAAGATCGACAGACTCGTTACAGAGCTCAAGATGACGCCTCAAGAGGCATATGTCCACCTGAGCAAACTTCTAGAGCAAGTTAATGCAGTCCtgggcagcttcttccagggTGAACGTATGGAAGAAGATCTCAactggagagagaggatggAGGAGCGTGTAAATGCTACAGCTGCAAACAAGGCCTCGACGGCAAGTGACACGGCCAGCGAAGTGGGAGGAGACCTCCAGTTCGAAGAactcgatgatgaagatttaTATTTTGCACCAGAAAAGAACAACGTCATTTTCAGCAGTGCCATTGATGGTTGGGCATTTACCTGCAGACAGTTTGCAAGCATGTAcgaaaagaagctgggaaTCAAGCGAGGCATTATGGAAAGATGTCTATGGGGTAACTTTTACTTGGATCCCAAGACGAAGAAGGTGCTTGGGCAGAAACATCTTAAGGGCCGCAACCTCAAGCCCATGTTCGTTCAACTGGTTCTTGAGCCCGTCTGGACTGTTTACCAAGCTACCATTGGTGCTGATGGAGGCAGGGGAGATCCAGTGCTCCTTGAAAAAGTCACAAAGTCGCTCAACATCACGATTGCACCTCACATTCTCCGAGCCAGAGACCCCCGACTGCTGTTAACCACGGTATTCGCTTCGTGGCTACCGCTGTCAACCGCCTTACTGGTCTCTGTCATCGAATCGCTCCCATCACCCCCTGCAGCACAGGCCGAGCGACTACCTTGCGTCATCGACGAATCTCCAGATGCGCAATTCATTGACAAGTCAGTTCGAGATGCCATGGTCTCTTTCAAAACCGACAAGTCCGATCCCGTTGTCGCATACGTCAGCAAGATGGTGTCTATTCCCGAAAGCGAACTTCCCGAAAACAAGAGGCGTACTGGCCAAATGACCGGAGAGGAGGCAAGAGAATTGGCTCGGCAGAAGCgtgcagcggctgctgccTTGGCGGCCGCTAACAGCCAGAGCGAGGAGGATATGATGACCCAGGCGCTGGAGACTGTTAACATCGACGATATCACACCAGctgccgaggaagaaaaggtcGACCCGGAGCACCTGATTGGCTTTGCCAGAATCTTTTCAGGAACGCTCTCCGTGGGAGACACGTTATACGTTATTCCACCCAAGTGGTCACCAGCCAATCCTCACGCAGATCCTGAGCCTCAACAAATTACTGTAAAGTCACTGTACATGTTCATGGGAAGAAGTCTGGAGGCGCTGAACAGTGTACCCGCCGGTGTCGTTTTCGGCATCGGAGGCTTGGAAGGCAAGATTCTCAAATCAGGAACTCTCTGCAGCACGCTCGAAGGAGCCGTCAACTTGGCGGGCATCAGCCTTGCTGGAAAGCCAATCGTGCGTGTTGCACTCGAGCCTGTAAACCCAGCTGATCTCGACAAGATGATCCAGGGCCTGCATCTGCTTGTGCAGAGCGACCCCTGTGCAGAGTACGAGCAATTTGCTAGCGGAGAGCACGTTTTGCTAACCGCGGGTGAACTTCACCTTGAGAGATGTCTCTTGGATTTGAAGGAAAGGTTCGCGCGATGCGATATCCAGGCTGGTGCACCTATTGTGCCCTACAGAGAGACGATTGTCAGGGCAGAGGAGATGCGCCCTCCCGCTAACAAAGAGCTTGGCCGTGGAACTATTGTGTCTTCTACGAGCTCGAAGCAGGTGAACTTGACCCTGCGCGTACAGCCGCTACCTACGAATGTCACAGAATTCTTAGTCAAGAATGGTGATTCAATCAAACGCCTATACAATGTACGAAAATTGGtagaagaggaaggggaagagAGCAACGAGGAAGCCATCGAGGCAGATACCGAGCTTACTGCTGGCGCAGCCATATCAGCGGAAGAACTAAAGACGCAGCTGCAGAAAGAGTTGGAAACTGGAAAGGGCCGCGAGGCATGGAAAGGCCTGGTGGATCGAATCGCTGGCTTCGGGCCAAGGCGGACGGGGCCCAATCTCCTCATCGATGCCACCAAAGATGGTATCCTTCCGAAAATTTTTGCTACAGCCAAGGCACCCGATGCGAAATCTGAGTCGGAAGACAAGCTGCATCCTAGCCATCTCTCCGACAAAATCACTTATGCTTTCCAGCTAGGAACAGCACAGGGACCATTGTGCAATGAGCCCATGCAGGGAATCGCCGTTTTTATCGAGGACGTTTCCTTTCACCTTTCAGAGGATGATACGTCTGCTCGTGATAAACTGAACAGGCTTACGGGAGAAGTCATCAAGGCGTTCCAATCGTCACTACGTGCAGCTTTCCTGGACTGGTCTCCGCGACTGATGCTCGCCATGTACACGGTTGAAATCCAGACTTCTACGGAGGTGTTGGGACGAGTATACGATGTGCTTACCCGTCGCAGAGGCCGCGTAGTATCTGAGGCAATGAAAGAGGGAACGCCGTTCTTCACCATCCAAGCCATGCTGCCGGTAGCTGAAAGTTTTGGCTTTGCAGACGAGATGCGCAAGCGGACTAGCGGTGCGGCTCAGCCTCAGCTGATTTTCGCGGGATTTGAGATCCTGGATGAAGATCCGTTCTGGGTGCCGTTTACCGAAGACGACTTGGAGGACCTCGGAGAATTGGCCGATAAGGAAAATGTAGCGAAGAGGTACATGGATGGCGtgcgaaagaagaagggcctgCTAGTGGAGGGTAGGACCGTTGCCAGAGATgcggagaagcagaagacgCTCAAGAGGTAG